In Nitrospira sp., a single genomic region encodes these proteins:
- a CDS encoding pitrilysin family protein produces the protein MYRKLVLDNGMRVVTERISTLKSVTVGIWVNTGSRDEQPSQAGYSHFIEHMFFKGTRSRSAAEISREIDGLGGEMNAFTTRETTTFYVKVLDQQLERALQLLSDLFYRSQFDAKEVEKEKQVVLEEIRMVQDDPEDYVQELHMMQILGHHPLGQSILGREETIRQLKREHIMAYIGARYDPAQIVIAIAGNFEQRSLERLVSRYFRRARTGGISESEYPARRPPEVKGGILVRQKALEQVHLCLGLNGVAAGHQDRYAAYALNSILGGSVSSRLFQEVRENRGLAYSIYSFLSGYSDGGMITVYAGTKAKEATRVVDVICREIRRLRNKGVEKHELQRAKNQMKGSLMLSLESSHSRMSKLAKDELIHGARISLEEILRQIDRIKPEHVHRVGRELFGFDRLSITGLGPISPRALQAYR, from the coding sequence TTGTACCGCAAGCTCGTCCTCGACAACGGCATGCGGGTGGTGACCGAGCGGATCTCGACGCTCAAATCGGTCACAGTCGGGATCTGGGTCAACACCGGGTCCCGTGACGAACAGCCGTCGCAAGCCGGGTATTCCCACTTCATCGAGCACATGTTCTTCAAGGGGACGCGTTCACGTTCCGCCGCCGAGATCTCCCGTGAGATTGACGGTCTGGGCGGCGAGATGAACGCATTCACGACCCGCGAGACGACTACCTTCTACGTGAAGGTTCTGGATCAACAGCTGGAGCGTGCGCTCCAGCTCCTCTCCGACTTGTTTTACCGCTCGCAGTTCGACGCCAAAGAGGTTGAGAAAGAAAAACAGGTCGTGCTCGAGGAGATCCGCATGGTCCAGGATGATCCCGAGGACTATGTTCAAGAACTCCACATGATGCAGATTCTCGGGCATCACCCGCTAGGGCAGTCGATTCTGGGTCGGGAAGAAACCATCAGACAACTCAAGCGCGAGCACATCATGGCGTATATCGGAGCCCGCTATGATCCTGCTCAGATCGTTATCGCGATCGCCGGGAATTTCGAGCAGCGTTCGCTGGAGAGACTCGTTTCGCGCTATTTCCGCCGTGCGCGCACAGGTGGCATCTCGGAGTCGGAGTATCCGGCTCGGCGGCCGCCGGAGGTCAAGGGTGGCATACTGGTCAGACAGAAGGCGCTCGAACAGGTTCATCTCTGCCTGGGGTTGAACGGTGTGGCGGCCGGACATCAGGATCGGTATGCCGCATATGCTCTCAACAGCATTTTGGGAGGTAGTGTGAGTTCCAGGCTCTTTCAAGAAGTGCGGGAGAACCGAGGGCTGGCTTATTCGATCTATTCATTTCTCTCCGGCTATTCCGATGGCGGTATGATCACGGTCTACGCCGGCACCAAGGCCAAAGAGGCGACTCGTGTTGTCGATGTGATTTGTCGTGAGATCAGACGTCTGCGAAACAAAGGTGTCGAAAAGCACGAACTCCAACGAGCAAAGAATCAGATGAAGGGCAGTCTGATGCTCAGCCTGGAGAGTTCCCACAGCCGCATGAGTAAATTGGCGAAGGATGAATTGATCCACGGTGCACGCATCTCGCTTGAAGAAATCCTGCGCCAAATTGATCGGATCAAACCAGAACATGTCCATCGAGTCGGTCGGGAGCTGTTTGGATTTGATCGGTTGTCGATCACGGGCCTGGGCCCCATTTCGCCGCGCGCCCTTCAGGCATACAGATGA
- the mutS gene encoding DNA mismatch repair protein MutS gives MSDADVTPLMRQYHELKRGYPEAILFFRVGDFYEMFGDDAREASVLLSIALTSRDKSSTDPIPLCGVPHHAAQTYIAKLLKAGRTVALCEQVEDPRLAKGLVRREVVRLYTPGTLVDTEFLPAGESSFLTAVFCSPQSGAKRAPSVGLANLDVSTGEFWVTEFQGGRQTVESRLLDELARIEPKELLYSESDQSVAPLLIRFNEARLCAQPAAAFSEQEATALLKAHFGVESLDGFGCVGLTVGLAAAGAVWRYFRETQPTASLAHIRRLQRRWHEESMHLDGTTIRNLELVRPLTGGDGRTGPRHATLLSTLDRTSTSMGSRLLREWLVRPLLNRRTIQSRLDAVGELKRCLSQRVALRSILRTVQDLARLSSRITLGLAGPQECLALKHSLRTLPELRSTLDAFTATLLVDIRNNWDDCRDVHEVIERAIAPDAPMSVRDGQVIREGFHPQVDALRKRRHEGKDWITALESQERTRTGIDSLKVRFNQVFGYYIEVTKANLSKVPPDYVRKQTLANVERYMTAGLKDLEEQVTGAESQLHALEEELFAEVREQIAKELPRLQSMAQALSRLDVLAGLAETAALHRYVQPTIDDADEIRIVEGRHPVVEQLSTDLPFVPNDTLLDGESNRVILLTGPNMAGKSTYLRQVALIVLLAQIGSFVPAAEAHIGLVDRIFTRVGASDNLAAGQSTFMVEMIESAQILNSATSKSLILLDEIGRGTSTYDGLSIAWAITEYVHDRRSLGARTLFATHYHEMTQMESLRDGIRNYRVVVQERNGDVLFLRKIQPGGADKSYGIHVAKLAGLPSSVIDRAQEVLSQLEAPASQADAVRLAERPVNMGTSDPRPHPLIEEVRQIDLFSLTPLDALNRLADLQKRATDSHSSTKQKGGSS, from the coding sequence ATGAGTGACGCCGATGTCACGCCGCTCATGCGGCAATACCATGAGCTTAAGCGCGGCTATCCCGAGGCAATCCTCTTTTTTCGCGTCGGCGACTTCTATGAAATGTTCGGTGACGATGCCAGGGAAGCATCCGTTCTGCTGAGCATTGCGCTCACCTCGCGCGACAAGAGCAGTACAGACCCGATCCCGCTCTGTGGAGTGCCTCACCACGCAGCACAAACCTACATTGCCAAACTCTTGAAGGCCGGTCGCACGGTCGCCCTGTGCGAACAAGTCGAGGACCCGCGATTAGCTAAAGGACTCGTACGGCGCGAAGTCGTGCGCCTGTACACTCCCGGAACCCTCGTCGATACGGAATTTCTTCCGGCAGGCGAATCAAGCTTTCTGACGGCCGTTTTCTGCTCACCGCAGAGCGGAGCGAAGCGTGCGCCGTCGGTCGGCCTGGCCAACCTCGATGTGTCAACCGGTGAGTTTTGGGTGACGGAATTTCAGGGCGGTCGCCAAACCGTCGAATCCAGGTTGCTCGATGAACTGGCCAGAATTGAGCCGAAGGAATTGCTGTACTCCGAGTCAGATCAGTCCGTCGCGCCCCTATTGATTCGTTTCAACGAAGCACGATTGTGCGCCCAACCCGCTGCCGCCTTTTCCGAGCAGGAGGCGACGGCGCTCTTGAAGGCCCACTTCGGCGTGGAGTCGCTTGACGGATTCGGCTGCGTCGGTCTGACGGTCGGTCTCGCGGCCGCCGGCGCCGTGTGGCGATATTTTCGGGAGACCCAGCCGACGGCTTCCCTCGCACATATCCGGCGCTTGCAACGGCGGTGGCACGAAGAGTCCATGCATTTGGACGGAACCACGATTCGCAATCTTGAACTCGTTCGCCCGCTGACCGGAGGGGACGGGCGGACGGGCCCCCGCCACGCGACTTTGCTGTCGACGCTGGACCGGACCTCCACCTCCATGGGCAGTCGGCTGCTCAGAGAATGGCTGGTTCGTCCCCTTCTCAATCGCCGAACGATCCAATCCCGTCTGGACGCCGTTGGTGAGTTGAAGCGGTGCCTCTCTCAACGGGTTGCGCTCAGATCTATCCTACGGACGGTCCAGGACCTGGCCCGGTTGAGCAGCCGCATCACGCTGGGCCTGGCCGGCCCGCAAGAATGCCTTGCGCTGAAACACTCGCTCCGCACCCTGCCCGAGCTGCGATCCACCCTGGATGCCTTCACGGCGACCCTACTCGTCGATATCCGAAACAACTGGGACGATTGTCGAGACGTTCATGAGGTGATTGAGCGCGCGATCGCTCCCGACGCACCGATGTCCGTTCGAGACGGCCAGGTGATCCGTGAAGGTTTTCATCCTCAAGTTGATGCGCTTCGGAAACGGAGACACGAGGGAAAAGACTGGATCACCGCGTTGGAAAGCCAGGAGCGCACGCGAACCGGCATCGACTCACTGAAGGTCCGGTTCAACCAGGTGTTCGGCTATTACATTGAGGTAACCAAAGCCAACCTCTCGAAGGTGCCGCCGGATTACGTCCGAAAGCAGACCCTGGCCAACGTCGAACGTTACATGACCGCCGGACTGAAAGACTTGGAAGAACAAGTCACGGGGGCAGAATCCCAGCTGCATGCGTTGGAGGAAGAGCTGTTTGCGGAAGTGCGGGAACAAATCGCCAAGGAACTCCCGCGTTTACAATCGATGGCCCAGGCCCTGTCTCGTCTCGACGTGCTCGCGGGATTGGCGGAAACTGCCGCCTTGCACCGGTATGTCCAGCCGACCATTGATGACGCCGACGAAATCAGGATTGTCGAGGGTCGCCATCCCGTAGTCGAGCAGTTGAGCACGGACCTGCCGTTCGTTCCGAACGACACCCTTCTCGACGGCGAATCGAATCGGGTCATTCTTCTCACCGGCCCCAACATGGCGGGGAAGAGCACTTACTTGCGCCAGGTCGCCCTCATTGTCCTGCTCGCGCAGATCGGCAGCTTCGTACCCGCCGCCGAAGCCCATATTGGACTTGTCGACCGAATTTTTACCCGTGTCGGCGCTTCCGACAACCTCGCCGCCGGCCAGAGTACTTTCATGGTCGAGATGATCGAGAGCGCGCAGATTCTGAACTCTGCCACGAGCAAAAGCTTGATTTTGCTCGACGAGATCGGTCGAGGGACCAGCACCTATGACGGACTGAGCATCGCCTGGGCCATCACGGAATACGTCCACGACCGCCGCTCTCTGGGCGCGCGGACTCTCTTTGCGACGCACTATCATGAGATGACGCAGATGGAGAGCCTGCGCGACGGCATCCGCAACTATCGCGTCGTGGTTCAAGAACGCAACGGGGATGTCTTGTTTCTTCGGAAGATTCAGCCGGGGGGTGCAGATAAGAGCTACGGCATTCACGTCGCAAAGCTGGCTGGTCTTCCCTCGTCCGTCATCGATCGAGCACAGGAAGTCCTGTCACAATTAGAAGCACCCGCTTCCCAGGCAGACGCTGTTCGACTCGCCGAACGACCAGTCAACATGGGTACATCCGACCCTCGACCCCATCCCCTCATCGAAGAGGTCAGACAAATCGATCTCTTCTCCCTCACCCCGCTCGATGCTTTGAATCGGTTGGCAGACCTCCAGAAACGCGCAACTGATTCGCACTCATCAACAAAGCAAAAGGGCGGTAGCTCCTGA
- a CDS encoding LapA family protein, with protein MIRLILVGTLLLLCLAFFLQNQEQEVTLRYFFGLFSASTPIYKPILAGFAVGLLVSGILLFPPWVRGRIELRRKTKALQEAEVDLERLRNSLEKLTAKTSSMAAGDSSLRAQTDE; from the coding sequence ATGATTCGGCTCATTCTCGTAGGAACCCTTCTTCTCTTGTGTCTGGCTTTCTTCCTGCAGAATCAGGAACAGGAAGTCACGCTTCGGTATTTCTTCGGACTCTTTTCCGCCTCCACACCCATTTACAAACCGATTCTGGCCGGATTTGCCGTCGGCCTGCTGGTCTCAGGAATCCTCTTGTTCCCACCGTGGGTCCGAGGCCGGATCGAACTTCGCCGGAAGACCAAAGCGTTGCAGGAGGCAGAGGTAGACCTCGAACGGCTGCGGAACTCCTTGGAGAAGTTGACGGCGAAAACGTCATCCATGGCGGCGGGAGACTCTTCGCTCCGAGCGCAAACCGATGAGTGA
- the tsaE gene encoding tRNA (adenosine(37)-N6)-threonylcarbamoyltransferase complex ATPase subunit type 1 TsaE has protein sequence MASRPIRQRHAIARSKPTWQLTSRSASGTDRLGQALGHTLRGGEFLALIGTLGAGKTTLVRGIAKGLNACPMSVSSPTFILAHEYRGRLVLVHMDLYRIRSPHEPESMGLTEYLSGTTVAAVEWADKSPGWWPDDRLEIELRHLTIGSRRIRLAAQGPVSTGLLARAKTKFPQLAAARRKVSPA, from the coding sequence GTGGCGTCGCGGCCCATCCGGCAACGCCACGCCATAGCGCGATCGAAGCCGACGTGGCAGCTGACTTCTCGGTCGGCGAGCGGAACGGACCGGCTCGGTCAGGCTTTGGGTCACACGTTGCGCGGTGGAGAATTTCTGGCCCTCATCGGAACGTTAGGAGCGGGGAAAACGACCTTGGTACGGGGAATCGCCAAGGGTTTGAACGCCTGTCCGATGTCCGTGAGCAGCCCCACGTTCATTCTTGCTCATGAGTATCGCGGGAGGCTCGTCTTAGTGCACATGGATCTGTACCGGATCCGGTCGCCTCATGAACCGGAATCGATGGGACTGACGGAATATCTGTCAGGAACCACCGTTGCCGCCGTCGAATGGGCCGACAAGTCGCCCGGCTGGTGGCCGGACGACCGTCTTGAAATTGAGTTGCGCCACCTGACCATTGGGAGTAGAAGAATTCGATTGGCGGCCCAAGGACCGGTTTCAACCGGACTGCTGGCGCGGGCAAAGACGAAATTCCCCCAACTCGCGGCGGCGCGCAGGAAGGTATCGCCAGCATGA
- a CDS encoding NAD(P)H-hydrate dehydratase, which translates to MKVVTAAQMQALDRRTIVEGRVPGIVLMERAGQEVVKHLEAQFGSPRARTITVICGKGNNGGDGLVVARLLHRCGAKVRVFLLTPVSALTRDAAVMYRRFIRTAGRSSILPFRVEDRTRTLLAASDLVVDAILGTGLCTDVIGTYRDAINLLNQCGRPTVAVDIPSGIHADSGSALGAAVDASLTVTFGLPKLGLYVGQGIDHAGIVQVADIGIPPSFAADVDSHVTLLDKKIVRHSLPRRRTSAHKGTFGHVGIIAGSVGKTGAAALAAQAALRTGAGLVTVAAPTSVNDVLEAKLLEAMTVPFPETEARTLSRDSLDPLIRFIRSKTAVAVGPGLSTHNETVELVRSLVKHLDRPSVMDADALTALAGQSYLLAGCRVTPILTPHPGEMARLESGATAQSVNADRIGTASRFARQAGVILVLKGARSVIARPDGVVAICPTGNPGMATAGTGDALTGMTVGLLAQGLPPWEAACAAVYIHGMAGDLASNRLGEAGMLARDVIEQIPYALQVICH; encoded by the coding sequence ATGAAGGTTGTCACCGCCGCCCAGATGCAGGCGCTGGACCGTCGGACGATCGTCGAAGGCCGTGTTCCCGGTATCGTGTTAATGGAACGTGCCGGCCAAGAGGTGGTCAAGCATCTGGAGGCACAATTCGGGTCTCCGCGCGCCAGAACGATCACTGTCATCTGTGGAAAGGGAAACAACGGAGGGGACGGACTGGTCGTCGCCCGGCTGCTGCATCGTTGTGGCGCCAAAGTCCGTGTGTTCTTGCTGACGCCGGTTTCAGCGCTCACCCGTGATGCCGCCGTCATGTACCGACGGTTCATTCGAACGGCCGGCAGGTCCTCGATCCTTCCTTTTCGTGTCGAGGATCGAACCAGGACACTCTTGGCTGCGAGCGATCTGGTGGTCGACGCCATCTTGGGCACCGGTTTATGCACTGACGTGATAGGGACCTACCGAGACGCGATCAATCTGTTGAACCAATGCGGGCGACCCACGGTGGCCGTCGATATTCCCTCGGGAATCCATGCGGACAGCGGTTCAGCGCTGGGAGCAGCCGTGGACGCCTCCCTGACGGTCACCTTCGGTCTTCCCAAACTAGGTTTGTACGTCGGCCAGGGGATCGATCACGCCGGAATCGTCCAGGTGGCGGATATCGGGATCCCTCCGTCCTTCGCCGCGGACGTAGACAGTCACGTAACCCTGCTCGACAAGAAAATCGTCCGGCACAGCCTTCCTCGTCGGCGGACCTCCGCGCACAAGGGCACCTTTGGTCATGTCGGCATCATTGCCGGTTCCGTGGGCAAGACCGGAGCTGCAGCGCTTGCCGCGCAGGCGGCGCTTCGGACGGGGGCGGGTTTGGTGACGGTTGCCGCACCAACCAGCGTGAACGATGTGCTGGAGGCCAAGCTCCTTGAGGCGATGACCGTGCCGTTTCCGGAAACCGAAGCGAGGACGCTCAGTCGTGACAGTCTCGACCCGCTCATCCGGTTCATTCGATCGAAGACCGCGGTAGCCGTCGGTCCGGGCCTATCGACTCATAACGAGACCGTCGAGTTGGTTCGGTCTCTCGTGAAACACCTGGACCGCCCCTCCGTCATGGACGCGGACGCACTCACTGCCCTGGCGGGGCAGAGCTATCTCTTGGCAGGATGCAGAGTCACGCCGATCCTTACTCCTCATCCAGGGGAAATGGCTCGGCTTGAATCAGGTGCGACCGCTCAGTCGGTGAATGCGGACCGGATCGGCACAGCCAGCCGATTCGCCCGCCAGGCAGGCGTGATTCTGGTATTGAAAGGCGCCCGCTCGGTGATCGCTCGACCGGACGGAGTGGTCGCCATCTGCCCCACCGGAAATCCCGGGATGGCAACGGCGGGGACAGGCGATGCCCTGACCGGCATGACGGTCGGCCTCCTGGCGCAAGGGCTTCCGCCGTGGGAAGCCGCCTGCGCGGCCGTATATATCCATGGGATGGCCGGTGATCTGGCCTCCAACCGACTTGGAGAGGCCGGCATGCTTGCTCGAGATGTGATTGAGCAGATTCCTTATGCCCTCCAAGTCATCTGTCACTAA
- a CDS encoding pyridoxine 5'-phosphate synthase: protein MPRLGVNIDHIATLRQARGGPDPDPIAAAVLVELAGADGIVVHLREDRRHIQDRDVRLLRDMIHTKLDLEIAADEDMAKLALGIRPDMVTLVPERRQELTTEGGLDAVGHKDRLHQIVDLLHNSAISVSLFIEPDLSQVKAAHKLSVDFVELHTGRYANAQRAKEADAAVEAITQSAKLAYKLGLGVNAGHGLNYQNVKRLTHVPEIVEYNIGHGIMARAILVGLDRAVREMKALVS from the coding sequence GTGCCTAGATTGGGTGTCAACATTGATCACATCGCGACTCTCCGTCAAGCTCGCGGCGGGCCGGACCCCGACCCGATCGCCGCCGCGGTGTTGGTGGAACTGGCAGGGGCAGACGGAATTGTCGTCCATCTTCGAGAGGATCGACGTCACATTCAGGATCGTGACGTTCGGCTGCTTCGTGACATGATCCACACGAAGCTAGATCTTGAAATCGCCGCCGATGAAGACATGGCGAAGCTCGCGCTAGGGATCAGGCCGGACATGGTCACGCTCGTTCCCGAGCGACGGCAGGAATTGACGACCGAGGGCGGTCTTGATGCCGTCGGCCACAAGGACCGTCTCCATCAGATCGTGGACCTTCTGCACAACAGCGCCATTTCCGTCAGCCTGTTCATCGAACCGGATCTCTCGCAAGTCAAGGCAGCCCATAAACTCTCGGTGGATTTCGTCGAGCTTCATACAGGGCGCTATGCCAATGCCCAACGGGCCAAGGAGGCCGATGCCGCAGTAGAAGCCATCACCCAGTCGGCAAAACTGGCCTATAAGCTTGGCCTCGGTGTCAATGCCGGCCACGGTTTGAATTACCAGAACGTGAAACGCCTGACGCATGTTCCGGAAATCGTGGAGTACAACATCGGCCACGGTATCATGGCCCGGGCGATATTGGTCGGCCTCGATCGCGCCGTGAGGGAGATGAAGGCGCTCGTCAGTTGA
- the alaC gene encoding alanine transaminase yields the protein MGLADHFYRLKRLPPYVFAQVQSLKLDARHRGEDIIDFGMGNPDQPTPPHIVEKMIEAARKGRNHRYSASRGITKLRHAIAAWYRRNYDVDLDPETEAIVTIGSKEGLAHLSLAMIGPGDVVLTPTPTYPIHMYSFIIAGGEVRGIELRPDSDFFDDLQRVYRQTFPRPRILVINFPHNPTTAVADLEFFKKIVAFAKEHNVIVIHDLAYADLVFDGYKAPSFLQVQGAKDVGVEFYTLSKAYNMPGWRVGFCVGNREVVGALAKIKSYLDYGIFQPLQIASVIALNGPQDCVKDTVSRYQKRRDVLVSGLNRIGWNVAKPRATMFVWARIPLPYRHMGSLEFSKLLLREAKVAVSPGIGFGEGGDEYVRFALVENEHRTRQAVRGIRKALKLEGTEE from the coding sequence ATGGGATTGGCTGATCACTTCTACCGGTTGAAACGGCTTCCTCCGTATGTGTTTGCCCAGGTGCAGAGCCTGAAACTGGACGCTCGCCACCGCGGGGAAGATATCATCGATTTCGGGATGGGCAACCCGGACCAGCCGACACCTCCGCACATCGTCGAAAAGATGATCGAAGCAGCGCGGAAAGGGAGGAATCATCGCTACTCCGCCTCCCGCGGCATCACGAAGCTGCGCCATGCCATCGCCGCCTGGTATCGCCGCAACTACGACGTCGACTTGGATCCAGAAACGGAAGCGATCGTCACGATCGGCTCGAAAGAAGGGTTGGCGCATTTGTCTCTCGCCATGATTGGCCCCGGCGATGTGGTGTTGACCCCGACGCCGACCTATCCGATCCATATGTACAGCTTCATCATCGCGGGTGGAGAAGTCCGCGGGATTGAATTGCGGCCCGACAGCGACTTTTTCGACGATCTTCAACGGGTCTATCGGCAGACATTTCCTCGGCCGAGGATTCTCGTCATCAATTTTCCTCACAATCCCACCACGGCCGTCGCCGATCTGGAGTTCTTCAAGAAAATCGTGGCCTTTGCCAAGGAGCACAACGTCATCGTCATTCACGATCTCGCCTATGCCGACCTGGTATTCGACGGGTACAAGGCTCCAAGCTTTCTTCAGGTGCAAGGCGCCAAGGACGTCGGAGTCGAGTTCTATACGCTGTCCAAGGCCTACAACATGCCGGGATGGCGGGTGGGGTTTTGTGTCGGTAACCGTGAAGTGGTCGGTGCATTGGCCAAGATCAAGAGCTACCTGGACTACGGCATCTTCCAACCGCTTCAAATCGCCAGCGTCATAGCGCTGAACGGGCCTCAGGATTGCGTGAAGGACACCGTGTCGCGCTATCAGAAACGGCGCGATGTCCTGGTGAGCGGCTTGAATCGCATTGGATGGAACGTCGCCAAGCCCCGGGCGACGATGTTCGTCTGGGCCAGGATTCCGCTGCCATATCGCCATATGGGATCGCTGGAGTTTTCCAAACTGCTTTTACGAGAGGCGAAAGTCGCCGTGTCGCCCGGAATCGGCTTCGGCGAGGGCGGTGACGAATACGTCCGGTTCGCCCTGGTCGAGAACGAACATCGAACGAGACAGGCGGTCAGGGGCATTCGCAAGGCCTTGAAGCTTGAGGGAACGGAAGAATGA
- a CDS encoding homoserine dehydrogenase, with translation MRSRVGVGIVGFGTVGSGVARILLDNAAIIRRRVGAPLELARIADLDVTRSRGIDLASGVLVNDAKQVLADPQVDIVVELIGGCDLAKRILLDAIDAGKHVVTANKALLALHGEELFAAAARKGVDLGFEASVGGGIPVIRVLTEGLAANAIQSIYGIINGTSNYILSRMTNEGQGFGENLAEAQRAGYAEANPTFDVAGTDSAHKLAILANLAFGSPINFKDLYTEGITHITQHDIAYAREFGFTIKLLGIAKLVDGEVEARVHPTMLPADSPLAKIEGVYNAIQLVGDAVGDVVLVGRGAGDMAAGSAVVSDIIASARHLLKGGAGRVPPASFQQDQRRPLRMRPMEEISSLYYLRFMVLDRPGVLAQIAGELGRYGISISSMLQKGRRAGQTVPIVIKTHAAQERAVQMALQEINRMDFMSEPTTLVRVEGKDE, from the coding sequence ATGAGATCGCGCGTGGGTGTGGGGATTGTCGGGTTCGGTACCGTCGGGTCCGGGGTCGCCAGAATTCTATTGGACAATGCAGCGATCATCCGGCGACGGGTGGGGGCTCCGCTTGAGCTCGCCCGGATCGCCGATCTCGACGTCACTCGCAGCCGTGGGATCGATTTGGCGTCGGGTGTCCTCGTGAACGATGCCAAGCAGGTCTTGGCCGATCCCCAAGTCGACATTGTCGTCGAACTGATCGGTGGCTGTGACCTCGCCAAGCGAATCCTCCTCGACGCGATCGATGCCGGAAAGCATGTCGTCACGGCCAATAAGGCGTTGCTCGCGCTTCACGGCGAAGAATTGTTTGCGGCGGCGGCCCGCAAGGGAGTCGATCTCGGGTTCGAAGCCAGTGTCGGCGGCGGGATTCCTGTCATCCGTGTCTTGACGGAAGGACTGGCTGCCAATGCGATTCAATCGATTTACGGCATCATCAACGGGACCTCCAACTACATTTTGTCCCGCATGACGAATGAAGGGCAGGGATTTGGAGAGAATCTGGCTGAAGCGCAGCGGGCGGGGTATGCAGAAGCCAATCCGACGTTCGACGTGGCGGGGACGGACTCGGCGCACAAGTTGGCGATCCTGGCAAACTTGGCCTTCGGTTCGCCGATTAACTTCAAGGATCTCTATACGGAGGGCATCACGCATATCACGCAGCATGATATTGCCTATGCCCGGGAGTTCGGATTCACGATCAAATTGTTGGGTATCGCCAAGCTGGTCGACGGCGAGGTGGAAGCGAGGGTGCACCCCACGATGCTTCCGGCTGATTCCCCGTTGGCCAAGATCGAAGGTGTCTACAACGCGATTCAGTTGGTCGGCGATGCGGTGGGAGACGTAGTCCTTGTCGGTCGAGGGGCCGGCGACATGGCGGCGGGCAGCGCCGTGGTGAGCGATATCATTGCCAGCGCCCGTCATCTGCTGAAGGGCGGCGCCGGCCGTGTCCCACCCGCCTCATTCCAGCAGGACCAGCGGCGTCCCTTGCGCATGCGACCGATGGAGGAGATCAGCTCGTTGTACTATTTGCGATTCATGGTGCTCGATCGTCCTGGTGTGTTGGCGCAAATAGCCGGTGAACTCGGCCGCTATGGAATCAGCATTTCTTCGATGTTGCAAAAGGGACGGCGAGCAGGACAAACGGTGCCGATCGTGATCAAGACGCACGCGGCGCAGGAGCGAGCCGTTCAGATGGCGCTGCAAGAGATCAACCGCATGGACTTCATGTCCGAGCCGACCACCTTGGTTCGAGTGGAGGGTAAGGACGAGTGA
- the thrC gene encoding threonine synthase, with translation MNPWRGLIEEYRKFLPVSEHTPVVSLGEGNTPLIRAGKLAKTIAPGVDLYLKVEGANPTGSFKDRGMTMAISKALENGAQAVICASTGNTSASAAAYGARAGLAVYVLIPAGKIAMGKLSQAMMHQATVIQIDGNFDQALSIVKEVSVLHHIELVNSLNPYRIEGQKTAAMEVCDQLGDAPTLHVLPVGNAGNITAYWKGYQEYRAANQTTRSPRMMGFQAAGAAPMVLGRVVENPQTVATAIRIGNPASWQAALEVIKDSSGAIDSVLDEEILQAYTMVAGTEGVFCEPASAASVAGVIKLSRQGALREGDTVVCTLTGHGLKDADTAISVSVQPKTVQATKDDVVRLLKV, from the coding sequence ATGAATCCCTGGCGCGGGTTGATCGAAGAATACCGCAAGTTCCTGCCCGTGAGCGAACACACGCCGGTCGTGTCCTTAGGAGAAGGAAACACGCCTCTCATCCGAGCGGGCAAGCTCGCCAAAACAATTGCGCCCGGCGTCGATCTCTACCTGAAAGTCGAGGGGGCCAATCCGACCGGATCCTTCAAGGATCGCGGCATGACCATGGCGATTTCCAAAGCGCTGGAGAACGGCGCGCAGGCGGTCATCTGTGCGTCGACCGGGAACACTTCCGCGTCGGCGGCGGCTTACGGCGCACGTGCAGGCCTGGCGGTCTATGTTCTGATCCCTGCGGGGAAGATCGCAATGGGCAAATTGTCGCAAGCCATGATGCATCAGGCCACGGTGATTCAGATCGACGGGAATTTCGATCAGGCGCTCTCGATCGTCAAGGAGGTGTCGGTGCTGCATCACATCGAGCTCGTCAACTCGCTCAATCCCTATCGGATCGAAGGCCAGAAGACGGCTGCCATGGAGGTGTGCGATCAATTGGGTGACGCCCCGACTCTGCATGTGTTGCCGGTTGGAAATGCGGGAAATATCACCGCGTATTGGAAGGGATATCAAGAATACCGCGCAGCCAACCAGACGACCCGCTCGCCGCGCATGATGGGCTTTCAGGCTGCGGGAGCGGCTCCGATGGTACTCGGCCGTGTCGTTGAAAACCCGCAGACGGTGGCGACGGCCATCCGAATCGGTAATCCCGCGAGTTGGCAAGCCGCTTTGGAGGTGATCAAGGACTCCTCGGGAGCCATTGATTCGGTTCTGGACGAAGAGATCCTCCAGGCCTATACCATGGTGGCTGGAACGGAGGGCGTGTTCTGTGAGCCGGCTTCGGCGGCCTCCGTTGCTGGGGTAATTAAGCTGAGCCGGCAGGGTGCGCTTCGCGAGGGAGACACCGTCGTGTGTACCTTAACCGGCCACGGCTTGAAGGATGCCGATACCGCCATTAGTGTGTCGGTTCAGCCGAAAACCGTCCAAGCCACCAAGGACGATGTGGTTCGGCTCCTCAAAGTCTAG